A DNA window from Thermosynechococcaceae cyanobacterium Okahandja contains the following coding sequences:
- a CDS encoding magnesium chelatase subunit H, whose protein sequence is MFTHVKSTIRHIAPAALRGRSLLRVVYVVLEAQYQSALSAAVRSINENHPHIAVEISGYLLEELRNAENYAAFCEDVARANVFIASLIFIEDLADKVVEAVQPYRDRLDVAVVFPSLPQVMRLNKMGSFSLAQIGQSKSVIASFMKKRKEKSGSGFQDAMLKLLRTLPQVLKYLPIDKAQDARNFMLSFQYWLGGSPENLQNFLLMLSDRYVFKGQLESSATYQEPVTYPDTGIWHPLAPQMFEDLKEYLNWFNSRADIGADLKDPLVPTIGLLLQRTHLVTGDDAHYVAIVQEFESQGARVIPVFSGGLDFSTPLEQFFYDPLQREKPIVDTVVSLTGFALVGGPAKQDHPKAVAALKKLNRPYMVALPLVFQTTEEWEDSDLGLHPIQVALQIALPELDGAIEPIILSGRDGATGKAIALQDRVEMIAQRALKWANLRRKPKVEKKVAITIFSFPPDKGNVGTAAYLDVFGSIYKVMEALKNNGYDLPELPESAEALMQEILHDARAQVGSPELNIAYRMSVAEYERLTPYAKRLEENWGKPPGHLNSDGQNLLIYGKAYGNVFIGVQPTFGYEGDPMRLLFSRSASPHHGFAAYYTFLNQIWQADAVLHFGTHGSLEFMPGKQMGMSGDCYPDNLIGSIPNLYYYAANNPSEATIAKRRSYANTISYLTPPAENAGLYKGLRELSDLIGSYQSLKDSGRGVQIVNTIMDKCRLVNLDQDVPLPDQDAADFTAEERDTIVGKVYIKLMEIESRLLPCGLHVIGKPPTTEEAVATLVNIASLDRPEDEIKSLPRLIAESLGRDLDHIYQGSDRGVLADVQLLQQINQATRAAVTALVQAQADADGRVSKVSKLNFFNMGRKEPWIECLHQAGYPQVDAAALKPLMEYLEFCLQQIVADNELGALLQALEGEYILPGPGGDPIRNPEVLPTGKNIHALDPQAIPTAAAIQSAKVVVDRLLARQKAENNDQWPESIAMVLWGTDNIKTYGESLAQVLWLVGARPLPDSLGRVNKVELIPLEELGRPRIDVVVNCSGVFRDLFINQMALIDRAVKMAAEADEPPELNFVRKHALQQAAELGIDLRQAATRVFTNASGSYAANVNLAVENSSWEQESELQEMYLSRKSFAFSADSPGTMTQARDLFETALKTVDVTFQNLDSAEISLTDVSHYFDSDPTKLVGSLRRDGKQPKSYIADTTTANAQVRTLSETVRLDSRTKLLNPKWYEGMLSHGYEGVREISKRLVNTMGWSATAGAVDNWVYEEANATFILDAEMRQRLLNTNPHSFRKMVSTFLELNGRGYWDTSEANLELLRQLYQEVEDKIEGVE, encoded by the coding sequence ATGTTCACCCACGTCAAGTCCACGATTCGGCATATTGCACCGGCGGCGCTACGGGGACGATCGCTGTTGCGAGTGGTGTATGTGGTACTTGAAGCGCAATACCAAAGTGCCCTTTCGGCAGCCGTGCGCAGCATTAACGAGAATCATCCCCACATTGCCGTTGAAATTAGTGGTTATCTCCTCGAGGAGTTACGGAATGCCGAAAACTATGCTGCCTTTTGTGAGGATGTGGCCCGGGCAAATGTGTTTATTGCCTCACTGATCTTTATTGAAGACTTAGCCGACAAAGTGGTAGAGGCGGTGCAGCCCTATCGCGATCGCCTTGACGTGGCCGTGGTGTTTCCCTCCCTACCGCAGGTGATGCGCCTCAATAAAATGGGTAGCTTTTCGCTGGCGCAGATTGGTCAATCCAAGAGTGTGATTGCCAGCTTTATGAAAAAGCGCAAGGAGAAGTCGGGTTCGGGCTTCCAAGATGCCATGCTCAAGCTATTGCGCACCCTGCCGCAGGTGCTCAAGTATTTGCCCATCGACAAGGCCCAAGATGCCCGCAACTTTATGCTCAGCTTCCAGTACTGGCTGGGGGGGTCGCCCGAAAATCTGCAAAACTTCTTACTCATGCTGAGCGATCGCTACGTTTTCAAGGGGCAGTTAGAGAGCAGCGCTACCTATCAAGAGCCGGTCACGTATCCCGATACTGGCATTTGGCACCCGCTTGCCCCCCAAATGTTCGAGGACTTGAAGGAATACCTGAACTGGTTCAACAGCCGCGCTGACATTGGTGCCGATCTCAAGGATCCGCTAGTGCCCACCATTGGCCTGCTATTGCAGCGCACCCACCTCGTCACCGGTGATGATGCCCACTACGTTGCCATTGTCCAAGAATTTGAGTCTCAGGGGGCACGGGTGATTCCGGTCTTTTCTGGTGGCCTCGATTTTTCTACGCCCCTAGAGCAGTTCTTTTACGACCCGCTCCAACGGGAAAAGCCAATTGTGGATACCGTGGTGTCTCTGACCGGCTTTGCCTTGGTAGGAGGCCCCGCCAAACAGGATCATCCCAAAGCCGTTGCCGCCCTGAAAAAACTGAATCGTCCCTATATGGTGGCGTTGCCCCTAGTGTTCCAAACCACCGAAGAGTGGGAAGATAGCGACTTGGGCTTGCATCCCATTCAAGTAGCCTTACAAATTGCCCTGCCCGAACTCGATGGTGCCATTGAACCCATTATCCTCTCGGGACGGGATGGAGCCACCGGCAAGGCGATCGCCCTGCAGGATCGGGTAGAAATGATTGCCCAGCGCGCCCTCAAGTGGGCCAACCTACGGCGCAAGCCCAAAGTCGAGAAAAAAGTCGCGATCACCATTTTCAGCTTCCCACCGGATAAGGGCAATGTGGGCACAGCGGCCTACCTCGATGTGTTTGGCTCTATCTATAAAGTGATGGAAGCCCTGAAAAATAACGGCTACGATCTGCCCGAATTACCCGAAAGTGCTGAAGCCCTGATGCAGGAGATCCTGCACGATGCCCGCGCCCAAGTCGGCAGCCCCGAACTCAATATTGCCTACCGTATGAGTGTTGCCGAGTACGAGCGGCTGACCCCCTACGCCAAGCGCCTCGAAGAGAACTGGGGTAAACCACCCGGCCACCTCAACAGCGATGGTCAGAACCTGCTGATTTATGGCAAAGCCTACGGCAACGTCTTTATTGGGGTGCAACCCACCTTTGGTTACGAAGGGGATCCCATGCGCTTGCTGTTTTCCCGCTCCGCTAGCCCCCATCACGGCTTTGCCGCCTACTACACCTTCTTAAACCAGATCTGGCAGGCAGATGCCGTCCTCCACTTTGGCACCCACGGCTCTCTGGAATTCATGCCCGGCAAGCAGATGGGCATGTCCGGGGACTGCTATCCCGATAACCTCATCGGCAGCATTCCCAACCTCTACTACTACGCGGCCAACAACCCCTCCGAGGCAACCATTGCCAAGCGCCGCAGCTATGCCAACACCATTAGCTATTTAACGCCGCCAGCGGAAAACGCGGGCCTATACAAAGGGCTGCGGGAACTTAGTGATCTCATTGGCTCGTACCAAAGCCTCAAAGACAGTGGCCGCGGTGTGCAAATCGTGAATACGATCATGGATAAATGCCGCTTGGTCAATTTAGATCAGGATGTGCCCCTGCCGGATCAGGATGCAGCGGACTTCACTGCCGAGGAGCGAGATACCATCGTCGGTAAGGTCTATATCAAGCTGATGGAAATTGAAAGTCGGCTGTTGCCCTGTGGCCTGCACGTCATCGGGAAGCCGCCAACCACCGAAGAGGCGGTGGCCACCCTCGTCAATATTGCCAGCTTGGATCGCCCGGAAGACGAGATTAAGAGCCTGCCCCGCCTCATTGCCGAAAGCCTTGGTCGTGATCTAGATCACATTTATCAGGGGAGCGATCGCGGGGTGCTAGCAGATGTGCAACTCCTGCAGCAGATTAACCAAGCCACCCGCGCCGCCGTTACCGCCCTCGTGCAGGCTCAGGCCGATGCCGATGGTCGTGTCTCTAAAGTCTCGAAGCTAAACTTCTTTAACATGGGGCGCAAGGAGCCGTGGATTGAATGCCTGCATCAGGCCGGTTACCCCCAAGTGGATGCGGCCGCCCTCAAACCCCTGATGGAGTACCTAGAGTTTTGCCTGCAACAAATTGTTGCCGACAATGAACTGGGGGCACTCCTGCAAGCCCTTGAAGGGGAGTACATCCTGCCGGGGCCGGGGGGGGATCCCATTCGCAACCCGGAGGTACTGCCCACCGGCAAAAATATCCATGCCCTTGATCCCCAAGCGATTCCCACCGCTGCCGCCATTCAGTCCGCCAAAGTCGTCGTGGATCGCCTCTTGGCACGGCAAAAAGCTGAGAATAACGACCAATGGCCAGAAAGTATTGCCATGGTGCTCTGGGGCACTGACAACATCAAAACCTACGGTGAATCCTTAGCGCAGGTGTTGTGGCTTGTGGGGGCACGTCCCCTGCCCGACTCCCTAGGCCGAGTGAACAAAGTGGAGCTTATTCCCCTTGAAGAGCTAGGCCGCCCCCGCATTGATGTGGTGGTCAACTGCTCCGGCGTGTTCCGGGATTTGTTCATTAACCAAATGGCGCTGATTGACCGGGCGGTGAAGATGGCCGCCGAAGCTGACGAACCCCCAGAGCTTAACTTTGTCCGCAAGCACGCCCTGCAACAGGCGGCGGAGTTGGGCATTGATCTGCGCCAAGCGGCTACGCGGGTGTTCACCAACGCTTCCGGTTCCTACGCCGCCAACGTCAACCTAGCGGTTGAAAATAGCTCGTGGGAGCAGGAATCAGAGCTACAGGAGATGTACCTGTCCCGCAAATCCTTTGCCTTTTCGGCGGATTCTCCTGGGACAATGACCCAAGCGCGGGATTTGTTTGAGACGGCGCTGAAAACGGTGGATGTCACGTTCCAGAATTTGGACTCTGCCGAAATTAGCCTGACCGATGTGAGCCACTATTTTGACTCGGATCCGACCAAACTGGTTGGATCGCTGCGGCGGGATGGCAAGCAACCCAAGTCCTACATTGCGGATACCACCACCGCCAATGCCCAAGTGCGCACCCTTTCGGAAACGGTACGCCTAGATAGCCGCACCAAGTTACTCAACCCCAAATGGTATGAGGGCATGTTATCCCACGGGTACGAAGGGGTACGGGAAATCTCGAAGCGCCTAGTGAACACGATGGGCTGGTCGGCTACGGCGGGTGCTGTCGATAACTGGGTCTATGAAGAGGCTAACGCTACCTTCATTCTTGATGCCGAAATGCGGCAGCGCCTGCTGAACACCAACCCCCACTCGTTCCGCAAGATGGTGAGTACGTTCTTAGAACTCAATGGCCGTGGCTACTGGGACACCAGTGAGGCCAATTTGGAATTGCTGCGCCAACTGTACCAAGAGGTGGAAGACAAGATTGAGGGGGTTGAGTAA
- a CDS encoding CHASE2 domain-containing protein, with product MEPSPQELGVRSYVVAGLAAAIATAGVLGLRALSFLDPLELNVYDQWLRWRPPTAAAERVLIVAVGEEDIQILKQYPVPDEILIQAVAELQEHQPKVIGIDIFRDFPIPDRFRPPTDPLPSLGRAMMTQPNTVIVCKVGQGNEPDIAPPAGLLANQVGFADIPIDNDGVVRRAILATIPGVNARCNTPQSFALALASIFLGTSPQSRGNNGLELGTARFQALTPNWGGYSNLDAAGFQILINYGNSPRPYETVSLTEVLTGRVLPSQVRDRAVLIGVTGSSSNDRFLTPLGQTDNRLTPGVMVQAAILDDLLATAIDNRPPLWTWPQGAIALWILGWSFVGALIALKGQRWLILPLFVTAGASLGGLTFLLFLQSGWIPLVAPELGFISAGVLMLAYRALSPTPSHRLRATTTNASATPLEFINEGSSTTSQALPESAIDPLLLEEPPPEATPDPNATFLQPEASIPFTPVEAPPTATASQFTEPTVSPEPFPAAPAMRETLLTSGGDELPPTELPDLPSPTTNPTEMETFLVVEPTSTAPEVAPTTIDELPSTPETQVGLPAANLTTPIETQLELPPQPASASPPLATDLPETQLSLPKPAPTTSRWFTEVPETQVVVPDDVPVASVTHDSPPPTMAAGTDPDTVETQLGLEPEDATPDTPDTTDSIVPPSTTPSPPLPKTTVITDIHGATESLPHVLGGRYQVVSQLGEGGFGRTFLAADQHLPDHPICVVKQLVPSRNDERFLAIARRLFQREAQTLAQLGQHERIPRLLAYFEEDGIFYLTQEYVEGQSLKEEFAQKITLSQPEAIAILKSILELLQYVHQLGVIHRDIKPANIMRRRSDQQLFLIDFGAVRHVQPEDLQKHGKYTISIGTRGYAPSEQMAGRPVIASDIYSLGMVIIEGLTGLAPMDLPNDPVTGDVVWEPGKHLAPAFVAILNRMIKYNFRDRYQSAAEVLAALTAAGF from the coding sequence ATGGAACCTTCCCCGCAGGAATTGGGCGTCAGGTCGTATGTTGTCGCTGGCCTAGCGGCGGCGATCGCGACAGCAGGGGTCTTGGGGTTACGGGCGCTGAGCTTCTTAGACCCCCTTGAACTGAACGTTTATGATCAGTGGCTGCGCTGGCGACCCCCTACGGCAGCGGCAGAGCGAGTGCTAATTGTAGCGGTAGGGGAAGAGGATATTCAAATCCTGAAGCAATATCCGGTGCCGGACGAGATACTCATCCAAGCGGTGGCGGAGCTACAGGAGCACCAACCCAAGGTGATTGGCATTGACATTTTTCGGGATTTTCCCATTCCCGATCGCTTCCGTCCCCCCACAGACCCATTGCCATCGCTGGGGCGGGCGATGATGACCCAACCCAACACCGTGATTGTGTGCAAAGTGGGGCAGGGGAACGAGCCGGATATTGCGCCGCCCGCGGGACTCTTGGCCAACCAAGTGGGCTTTGCCGATATTCCCATTGACAATGATGGGGTTGTTCGCCGCGCAATCTTGGCCACCATACCGGGGGTAAATGCCCGCTGTAATACCCCCCAGTCCTTTGCCCTTGCCCTTGCCAGCATTTTTCTGGGAACCTCACCCCAAAGTCGCGGCAATAACGGCTTAGAGTTGGGAACGGCTCGCTTTCAAGCCCTGACCCCCAATTGGGGCGGCTACAGCAACCTCGATGCCGCTGGGTTCCAAATTCTGATTAACTACGGCAACAGTCCGCGACCCTACGAAACCGTCAGCCTCACGGAGGTATTAACGGGGCGGGTGCTCCCCTCACAAGTGCGCGATCGCGCCGTTCTGATTGGGGTGACCGGCAGTAGCAGCAACGATAGGTTTCTCACACCCCTTGGTCAGACCGACAATCGCCTCACCCCCGGGGTGATGGTACAAGCGGCCATTTTAGACGACCTGCTGGCCACGGCGATTGATAATCGTCCCCCCCTATGGACATGGCCACAGGGGGCGATCGCCCTGTGGATCTTGGGCTGGTCCTTCGTCGGCGCACTCATTGCCCTCAAAGGACAGCGCTGGCTCATTCTGCCACTATTTGTGACGGCTGGAGCAAGCTTAGGAGGACTTACGTTTTTGCTCTTTTTACAATCCGGCTGGATTCCCCTTGTAGCACCAGAATTGGGGTTTATCAGTGCTGGGGTCTTGATGTTGGCGTATCGTGCTCTATCTCCCACGCCATCCCACCGCTTACGCGCCACCACCACCAATGCTTCGGCAACCCCTTTGGAATTTATTAATGAAGGTTCCTCCACCACCTCCCAAGCCCTGCCTGAATCGGCCATCGATCCGCTGCTGCTGGAAGAGCCTCCCCCAGAGGCTACACCGGATCCAAATGCCACCTTTCTCCAGCCTGAGGCCAGCATTCCCTTTACCCCTGTTGAAGCACCCCCAACGGCAACGGCCAGCCAATTTACTGAACCCACCGTCAGCCCAGAACCGTTCCCTGCTGCCCCGGCCATGCGAGAGACACTATTGACCTCAGGCGGCGATGAGTTACCTCCCACAGAGCTTCCCGACCTGCCCAGCCCCACCACAAACCCCACGGAAATGGAAACATTTTTAGTGGTGGAGCCGACCTCCACTGCCCCAGAGGTAGCACCCACCACCATTGATGAGTTACCCTCGACCCCAGAAACGCAAGTTGGCCTGCCAGCCGCAAACCTCACTACCCCCATCGAAACACAACTGGAACTGCCACCCCAACCAGCATCAGCCTCCCCCCCCCTAGCCACAGATTTACCAGAAACCCAATTATCGCTGCCGAAACCTGCCCCCACCACCTCCCGCTGGTTTACCGAGGTACCGGAAACCCAAGTTGTCGTGCCCGACGATGTCCCAGTGGCCAGCGTAACTCATGACTCCCCGCCGCCAACAATGGCCGCTGGAACGGATCCGGATACGGTGGAAACCCAGCTAGGTCTTGAGCCTGAGGATGCCACACCGGATACCCCAGATACCACTGATAGCATTGTGCCGCCGAGTACAACCCCTTCCCCGCCCCTACCGAAAACAACCGTGATCACGGATATTCATGGGGCGACTGAATCCTTACCCCATGTCTTGGGGGGGCGCTATCAAGTCGTAAGCCAGTTGGGGGAAGGTGGCTTTGGCCGCACCTTTTTAGCCGCGGATCAACACCTGCCGGATCATCCCATCTGCGTGGTGAAGCAGTTGGTTCCCTCCCGTAACGACGAGCGGTTCTTAGCCATTGCGCGGCGCTTGTTCCAGCGGGAAGCCCAAACCCTTGCCCAGTTGGGTCAGCACGAGCGCATTCCGCGGCTGCTGGCCTATTTCGAGGAAGATGGCATCTTTTACCTCACCCAAGAGTATGTGGAGGGGCAATCCCTGAAGGAAGAGTTTGCCCAAAAAATAACCCTTTCCCAACCAGAGGCGATCGCCATCCTCAAAAGCATTCTGGAGCTACTCCAGTACGTGCATCAGTTGGGGGTCATTCACCGCGACATTAAACCCGCGAACATCATGCGCCGCCGCAGCGACCAGCAACTGTTTCTCATTGATTTTGGGGCGGTACGTCACGTCCAACCCGAGGATCTACAAAAGCACGGCAAATATACGATCTCAATTGGTACCCGTGGCTATGCCCCCAGCGAACAGATGGCCGGGCGACCCGTCATAGCCAGTGACATCTACTCCTTGGGGATGGTTATTATTGAAGGCTTAACCGGTTTGGCACCGATGGATTTACCCAATGACCCGGTAACGGGAGATGTTGTCTGGGAGCCGGGTAAGCATCTGGCACCAGCGTTTGTTGCCATCCTAAACCGGATGATTAAGTATAACTTTCGCGATCGCTACCAGAGTGCGGCAGAGGTTTTAGCAGCGTTAACAGCGGCAGGCTTCTAG
- a CDS encoding YtxH domain-containing protein, whose product MANQQGSGGAFFGGLLLGGAIGTLVGLLVAPRSGKETRQLLQKSADALPELLEDITTSFEQHRDRLSETTQERWQATLDRLKEAIAVGIEVTQQQRQTFSREANGMALSDPDDENSGSLRQ is encoded by the coding sequence ATGGCAAATCAGCAAGGGAGTGGTGGTGCCTTTTTCGGAGGGCTGCTCCTTGGAGGAGCAATTGGGACGCTCGTTGGCCTGTTGGTTGCCCCCCGCTCTGGCAAAGAAACGCGACAACTGCTACAAAAATCTGCCGATGCTCTACCTGAACTGCTCGAAGACATTACCACGAGCTTTGAGCAACATCGCGATCGCCTGTCGGAAACCACCCAAGAACGCTGGCAAGCCACCCTAGACCGTCTCAAAGAGGCGATCGCCGTGGGGATTGAGGTCACTCAGCAGCAGCGCCAAACCTTTAGTCGCGAAGCCAATGGCATGGCCCTTAGCGATCCCGATGACGAGAATTCTGGCAGTCTGCGACAGTAG
- the psbD gene encoding photosystem II D2 protein (photosystem q(a) protein): MTIAIGRAPAERGWFDILDDWLKRDRFVFVGWSGILLFPCAYLALGGWLTGTTFVTSWYTHGLASSYLEGCNFLTVAVSTPANSMGHSLLLLWGPEAQGDFTRWCQLGGLWTFIALHGAFGLIGFMLRQFEIARLVGIRPYNAIAFSAPIAVFVSVFLIYPLGQSGWFFAPSFGVAAIFRFLLFFQGFHNWTLNPFHMMGVAGVLGGALLCAIHGATVENTLFQDGEGASTFRAFNPTQAEETYSMVTANRFWSQIFGIAFSNKRWLHFFMLFVPVTGLWMSAIGVVGLALNLRSYDFISQEIRAAEDPEFETFYTKNLLLNEGIRAWMAPQDQPHENLVFPEEVLPRGNAL; the protein is encoded by the coding sequence ATGACCATAGCAATCGGACGTGCGCCAGCAGAGCGGGGATGGTTCGACATCCTCGACGACTGGCTCAAGCGCGACAGATTCGTATTTGTGGGCTGGTCAGGCATCCTGCTCTTTCCCTGCGCCTACCTTGCCCTTGGTGGTTGGCTCACCGGCACCACCTTTGTGACCTCTTGGTACACCCACGGCCTTGCCTCTAGCTACCTCGAAGGCTGTAACTTCCTGACGGTGGCGGTCTCGACCCCCGCCAACAGCATGGGGCACTCGCTGCTGCTGCTGTGGGGTCCCGAAGCCCAAGGGGACTTCACCCGCTGGTGTCAGTTGGGGGGGCTGTGGACGTTTATTGCCCTGCACGGTGCCTTTGGTCTCATTGGCTTCATGCTGCGGCAGTTTGAAATTGCCCGGCTCGTCGGCATCCGTCCCTACAACGCGATTGCCTTTAGTGCGCCGATTGCCGTCTTTGTGAGTGTATTTTTAATTTACCCGCTGGGGCAGTCGGGTTGGTTCTTTGCCCCCAGCTTTGGCGTGGCGGCGATTTTCCGGTTCCTGCTGTTCTTCCAAGGGTTCCACAACTGGACGTTGAACCCCTTCCACATGATGGGGGTGGCCGGTGTGCTCGGCGGTGCGTTGCTGTGTGCGATTCACGGTGCCACGGTCGAGAATACCCTGTTCCAAGATGGGGAAGGAGCGAGCACGTTCCGTGCCTTTAACCCAACCCAAGCGGAAGAGACCTATTCGATGGTGACGGCGAACCGCTTCTGGAGCCAAATTTTTGGCATTGCCTTCTCGAACAAGCGCTGGTTGCACTTCTTCATGCTGTTTGTGCCGGTGACGGGTCTGTGGATGAGTGCGATTGGGGTGGTGGGGTTAGCGTTGAACCTGCGCTCCTACGACTTCATCTCGCAGGAAATTCGAGCCGCTGAAGACCCAGAGTTTGAGACGTTCTACACGAAGAACCTGCTGCTGAACGAAGGGATTCGGGCGTGGATGGCGCCGCAAGACCAACCCCATGAAAACCTAGTCTTCCCCGAAGAGGTGCTGCCTCGCGGGAATGCGCTCTAA
- a CDS encoding GNAT family N-acetyltransferase: MTLNFQIRAATVEDVPVLFALIQALAAYENLSHGVVGTVAQLQAHLFGDRPYAEALLAECHGEVIAYALFFTTYSTFLTRPGLYLEDLFVRPNYRRQGVGTALLRALATIARDRNYGRMEWSVLDWNQSAIAFYEGMGATVLPDWRICRLQGDALHQLAGMDDQPPRP, translated from the coding sequence ATGACGTTGAACTTTCAGATTCGGGCGGCCACTGTTGAGGATGTGCCCGTCCTGTTTGCGCTCATCCAAGCCCTTGCCGCCTACGAAAACCTGAGCCATGGCGTGGTGGGTACGGTGGCTCAATTGCAGGCACATCTCTTTGGCGATCGCCCCTACGCCGAAGCCCTCTTGGCGGAATGCCATGGTGAGGTGATAGCCTACGCCCTCTTTTTTACCACCTACTCCACCTTCCTCACCCGGCCGGGACTGTACCTCGAAGACTTGTTTGTGCGGCCCAACTATCGCCGCCAAGGAGTTGGTACCGCTCTGCTGAGGGCATTGGCCACCATTGCCCGCGATCGCAACTACGGACGTATGGAATGGAGCGTCCTTGACTGGAACCAGAGTGCCATTGCCTTCTATGAAGGGATGGGTGCCACGGTGCTGCCCGACTGGCGCATCTGCCGCTTGCAGGGGGACGCACTGCACCAACTCGCCGGAATGGATGATCAGCCCCCGAGACCCTAA
- a CDS encoding ABC transporter ATP-binding protein, producing the protein MPPLIYLEHLQKVYGQGETEVRALNGVDLQIQPGEYCAIMGASGSGKSTMMNIIGCLDRPTFGRYCLDGQDVSQLTDDELAHIRNAKIGFVFQQFHLLGQLTALENVMLPMIYAQVPPKERRDRAIEALEKVGLGHRLHNRPNQLSGGQQQRVAIARAIVNHPLLLLADEPTGALDSQTTAEILAIFSQLNAAGMTVVMVTHEPDVASITRRIIHFRDGRIRSDAPNIPVVTPAAS; encoded by the coding sequence ATGCCTCCCCTGATTTATCTTGAGCACCTGCAAAAAGTTTACGGTCAGGGCGAAACAGAAGTGCGGGCGCTCAATGGCGTTGACCTGCAAATTCAGCCCGGGGAGTACTGTGCCATCATGGGCGCGTCCGGGTCGGGAAAGTCCACCATGATGAACATTATTGGCTGTTTAGATCGACCTACGTTTGGGCGCTACTGTCTAGATGGCCAAGATGTTTCACAGCTTACGGACGATGAACTGGCTCATATCCGCAATGCCAAAATTGGCTTTGTCTTTCAGCAGTTTCACTTGTTGGGGCAACTCACCGCGCTGGAAAATGTGATGCTGCCGATGATTTATGCCCAAGTTCCCCCCAAGGAACGCCGCGATCGCGCCATTGAGGCACTGGAAAAGGTAGGGCTGGGGCATCGCTTACACAACCGTCCCAATCAGTTATCGGGGGGGCAGCAGCAACGGGTGGCGATCGCCCGCGCCATTGTCAATCATCCCCTATTGCTATTAGCCGATGAGCCAACCGGTGCCCTTGATAGCCAAACCACGGCTGAAATTCTGGCCATCTTTAGCCAGTTGAACGCGGCGGGCATGACGGTTGTGATGGTGACCCACGAGCCGGATGTGGCGAGCATTACGCGGCGCATTATCCATTTTCGCGATGGCCGGATTCGCTCCGATGCGCCCAATATCCCCGTGGTCACGCCTGCGGCCTCCTAA
- the wecB gene encoding UDP-N-acetylglucosamine 2-epimerase (non-hydrolyzing): protein MVATPIPLCITLGTRPEAIKLAPVIQAFRRSPQFAPYVVLTGQHREMVTQVMELFDLSADRDLAIMQPKQTLTDITCLSLQGLEQLYQELQPKLVLVQGDTTTAFAATLAAFYQQIPVGHVEAGLRTDHLYNPYPEEANRRLISQLSQLHFAPTPQAVANLKASGVVGSIHLTGNTVIDALLQVADRQPVCNIPGLDWQRYRVLLATVHRRENWGTPLADIAAGFLEILDTLPDTALLLPLHRNPVVREPLQALLGQHPRVFLTEPLDYPALVAAIKHCTLLLTDSGGLQEEAPSLGKPVLVLRETTERPEAVTAGTAKLVGTATASIAAAALDLLSNPEAYHRMANAINPFGDGRASDRILTIVEQFFAEAASP, encoded by the coding sequence ATGGTTGCTACGCCCATTCCCCTGTGTATTACTCTCGGTACCCGTCCGGAGGCCATTAAGCTAGCACCGGTCATTCAAGCCTTTCGGCGATCGCCCCAGTTTGCGCCCTACGTGGTTCTCACCGGCCAGCACCGCGAAATGGTGACCCAAGTCATGGAGCTATTTGACCTGAGTGCCGATCGCGATCTGGCCATTATGCAGCCCAAACAAACCCTGACGGACATTACCTGCCTCTCGCTACAAGGCTTAGAGCAACTCTATCAAGAGCTACAGCCGAAACTGGTTCTGGTGCAGGGAGATACCACCACCGCCTTTGCTGCCACCCTCGCCGCATTTTATCAACAAATTCCGGTGGGTCATGTGGAGGCCGGCCTACGCACCGATCACCTCTACAACCCCTACCCGGAAGAGGCCAATCGGCGGCTCATTTCCCAATTAAGCCAACTCCACTTTGCGCCCACTCCCCAGGCGGTCGCCAACCTCAAGGCCTCGGGGGTGGTGGGTAGCATTCATTTGACGGGCAATACCGTGATTGATGCCCTGCTCCAGGTGGCCGATCGCCAGCCAGTCTGCAACATCCCCGGCCTCGATTGGCAACGGTACCGGGTGCTATTGGCTACGGTGCACCGCCGTGAAAATTGGGGCACCCCCCTTGCCGACATTGCCGCTGGCTTCCTCGAAATTTTAGACACCCTCCCCGATACCGCCTTACTGCTGCCGTTACACCGCAATCCGGTCGTGCGCGAACCCCTGCAAGCGCTTCTCGGGCAGCACCCGCGGGTCTTCTTAACGGAACCCTTAGACTATCCTGCCCTTGTGGCCGCCATTAAACACTGTACGCTGCTGCTGACGGACTCCGGCGGCCTGCAGGAAGAAGCCCCCAGTCTGGGCAAGCCCGTCCTTGTGTTGCGGGAAACCACAGAACGCCCAGAAGCAGTTACGGCGGGTACTGCTAAGCTCGTGGGTACCGCCACCGCCAGCATTGCCGCTGCGGCGCTGGATCTGCTGAGCAACCCGGAGGCCTACCACCGTATGGCCAACGCCATTAACCCCTTTGGGGATGGTCGCGCCAGCGATCGCATCCTCACGATTGTGGAGCAGTTTTTTGCTGAGGCCGCATCGCCATGA